The following proteins are encoded in a genomic region of Iodidimonas sp. SYSU 1G8:
- a CDS encoding FkbM family methyltransferase, with translation MYTFLNLAEIGTWDRFELEAVCRAQAQSAYLGNRIGLCRVLGRYKFYVDTRDIGFGSHVLLDGFWEMWLTQFMARHVTPGMVVADVGANFGYYTLLLADLVGQGGHVYAVEPNPHAAQWLRRSLSLNGLAGNVTVCEAAAGDKDGGEISLFVPEDEPKNATVAHGETGGEAGVIHTVSARTLESLTAAHARIDFLKIDAEGAEEAILRGMAGLIERCRPSIVLEFNTARYDSPRDFLAALARHYPAFKTIDHAGEAVPVTMDQILERERGEDWLLFLQA, from the coding sequence ATGTACACGTTTCTCAACCTGGCGGAGATCGGGACATGGGACCGGTTCGAGCTCGAAGCGGTATGCCGCGCGCAGGCGCAATCGGCCTATCTGGGCAACCGGATCGGTTTGTGCCGGGTGCTTGGGCGCTACAAATTCTACGTCGATACCCGCGACATCGGTTTCGGCTCCCATGTCCTGCTCGATGGGTTCTGGGAGATGTGGCTGACGCAGTTCATGGCGCGTCACGTCACGCCCGGCATGGTGGTTGCCGACGTGGGCGCGAACTTCGGTTACTACACTCTGCTGCTCGCCGATCTGGTCGGTCAGGGCGGACATGTCTACGCCGTCGAGCCCAACCCCCACGCGGCGCAGTGGCTGCGCCGCTCCCTCTCCCTGAACGGTCTGGCCGGCAACGTCACGGTCTGCGAGGCCGCGGCGGGCGACAAGGATGGCGGCGAGATATCGCTGTTCGTGCCGGAGGACGAGCCCAAGAACGCGACCGTGGCCCATGGCGAGACCGGCGGCGAGGCGGGCGTCATCCACACCGTGTCGGCACGCACACTTGAATCCCTGACAGCGGCCCACGCGCGGATCGACTTCCTCAAGATCGACGCCGAAGGCGCCGAGGAAGCGATCCTGCGCGGCATGGCGGGCCTCATCGAGCGCTGCAGACCGTCCATCGTGCTGGAATTCAATACGGCGCGGTACGACTCGCCACGGGATTTCCTGGCGGCGCTCGCTCGGCACTATCCAGCCTTCAAGACGATCGATCACGCCGGCGAGGCCGTGCCGGTGACGATGGACCAGATCCTCGAGCGCGAACGCGGCGAGGACTGGCTGTTGTTCCTGCAGGCTTAG
- a CDS encoding glycosyltransferase family 1 protein, with protein MTKRIFFDGLNLALRQGTGVATYTKVLTHLTKQMGYENGVLHSTRHRLPKAPLAREIAFFDAQVGRGLPRPLQALSDVAGYFGGLGGVTPQQVPVTGAVVTQPLGGRWAPTDHVYAAPRVFDQSRGYFTLFNDLMKVKLPLDVDLFHFTYPVPMTSSARANIYTIHDIIPLRLPYTTLDWKAYYLRSMRKILHKADHIVTVSEHSKRDVINMFGIDEARITNTYQAVNIPEAIVNRPQDEVAAEVSGVFGLEHRGYFLFYGSLEPKKNLGRVVEAYLASNSKLPLVVIVGQSWLGDDEVRLLNQIEKDSKGKDKRIRRYDYMPFPMLMTLIQGARAVLFPSLYEGFGLPVLEAMTLGTPVITSTQSSVPEVAGDAALMVDPYSTDQIRGAIRTIGSDDGLWHDLRARGLERAKIFSMDIYREKMRALYESLG; from the coding sequence ATGACCAAGCGGATTTTCTTCGACGGGCTCAATCTCGCCCTGCGACAAGGCACGGGCGTCGCCACCTACACCAAGGTACTGACCCACCTGACCAAGCAGATGGGTTACGAGAACGGTGTGCTCCACAGCACGCGGCACCGCCTGCCCAAGGCGCCGCTGGCGCGCGAGATCGCGTTCTTCGACGCCCAGGTCGGCAGGGGTTTGCCCCGTCCGCTCCAAGCGCTGTCGGATGTCGCTGGCTATTTCGGCGGCCTAGGCGGCGTGACGCCGCAGCAAGTGCCCGTCACGGGCGCGGTGGTGACGCAGCCGCTGGGCGGACGCTGGGCGCCGACCGATCATGTCTACGCCGCGCCGCGGGTGTTCGACCAAAGCCGCGGATACTTCACCCTGTTCAACGACCTGATGAAGGTGAAGCTGCCGCTGGACGTGGACCTGTTCCACTTCACCTATCCGGTGCCGATGACCTCCAGCGCCCGGGCCAACATCTATACCATCCACGACATCATTCCCCTGCGCCTTCCCTACACGACGCTGGACTGGAAGGCGTATTATCTGCGGTCCATGCGGAAAATCCTGCACAAGGCCGATCACATCGTCACCGTCTCGGAACACTCGAAACGGGATGTGATCAACATGTTCGGCATCGACGAGGCGCGCATCACCAACACCTATCAGGCGGTGAACATTCCCGAGGCGATCGTCAACCGCCCGCAGGACGAGGTGGCCGCGGAGGTCTCGGGCGTCTTCGGCCTGGAGCATCGGGGCTATTTCCTGTTCTACGGTTCGCTGGAGCCCAAGAAGAACCTAGGGCGCGTCGTCGAGGCCTATCTGGCATCGAACTCGAAACTGCCGCTGGTGGTCATCGTCGGCCAGTCGTGGCTGGGCGACGACGAGGTGCGGCTGCTGAACCAGATCGAGAAGGATTCCAAGGGCAAGGACAAGCGCATCCGCCGCTATGACTACATGCCCTTTCCCATGCTGATGACCCTGATCCAGGGCGCGCGGGCGGTGCTGTTCCCCTCGTTGTACGAAGGTTTCGGCCTGCCGGTGCTGGAGGCGATGACGCTGGGCACGCCGGTCATTACCTCGACCCAGTCCTCGGTGCCCGAAGTGGCCGGAGACGCGGCACTCATGGTCGATCCCTACAGCACCGACCAAATCCGCGGCGCGATCCGCACCATCGGGTCGGATGACGGCCTGTGGCACGACCTGCGGGCGCGCGGCCTCGAGCGGGCGAAGATCTTCTCGATGGACATCTACAGGGAAAAAATGCGCGCCCTGTATGAAAGCCTGGGCTAA
- a CDS encoding capsule biosynthesis protein has protein sequence MRHDADTGLPETDRSSLRLLERLRGDAPGDPGGMRARLGARAWKHRWFLGVAVVPILLAGIYYGLIASDQYVSEARFIVRKANGEQTLPLGGFLQTAGLAPAQDDSLAIQDFIMSRDAVRDLEKDIALRAILSRPEGDFINRFPGPFDGKTFEELHQRYEDFVEVTLDSSSGITTLKAYAFRADDARTLAAALLEESENLINRLNDRAQQDTLDLARAEVRRAEQEVIASQARITEYRLRNKMIDPETGSMPLLELIGKLSAELAATQAQLGEIQSASPRSPQIKPLRDRAAALQSQIAQERGKVVGQNSSMVTKISEYERLFLQRQFADKALASATLSLETARLKAQREHIYLERIVEPNLADYPLYPRRFYSFLIAAISVLMIYGIGRLVTSSVKEHVGR, from the coding sequence ATGCGACACGACGCTGATACCGGATTGCCCGAAACGGACAGGAGCAGCCTTCGCCTGCTGGAGCGGCTGCGGGGCGATGCGCCCGGGGACCCGGGCGGCATGAGGGCGCGGCTTGGCGCCCGTGCCTGGAAGCATCGCTGGTTCCTCGGCGTCGCCGTCGTGCCGATCCTTCTCGCGGGTATCTACTATGGCCTGATCGCATCCGACCAGTATGTCTCCGAGGCCCGCTTCATCGTGCGCAAGGCCAATGGCGAGCAGACCTTGCCCCTTGGCGGCTTCCTGCAGACCGCCGGTCTCGCGCCCGCGCAGGATGACAGCCTGGCGATCCAGGACTTCATCATGTCGCGCGATGCGGTGCGCGATCTGGAAAAGGACATCGCCCTGCGCGCCATCCTGTCGCGTCCCGAGGGTGACTTCATCAACCGGTTCCCCGGTCCGTTCGACGGCAAGACCTTCGAGGAACTGCACCAGCGCTACGAGGATTTCGTCGAGGTCACGCTGGATTCCTCCAGCGGCATCACCACGCTCAAGGCCTACGCCTTCCGCGCCGACGATGCCCGCACTCTGGCCGCCGCCCTGCTGGAAGAGAGCGAAAACCTCATCAACCGCCTGAACGACCGCGCCCAGCAGGATACTCTTGATCTGGCCCGCGCCGAGGTACGGCGCGCCGAGCAGGAAGTGATCGCGTCGCAGGCCCGCATCACCGAATATCGGCTGCGCAACAAGATGATCGATCCCGAGACCGGATCGATGCCGCTGCTGGAGCTGATCGGCAAGCTGTCGGCCGAACTGGCGGCCACGCAGGCGCAGCTTGGCGAAATTCAGTCGGCCTCGCCGCGCAGCCCGCAGATCAAGCCGCTCCGCGACCGGGCGGCCGCGCTGCAGAGCCAGATCGCGCAGGAACGGGGCAAGGTCGTGGGCCAGAACAGCTCCATGGTTACCAAGATCTCCGAGTACGAGCGCCTGTTCCTGCAGCGTCAATTCGCCGACAAGGCTCTCGCCTCGGCCACGCTCTCGCTCGAGACCGCGCGGCTGAAGGCACAGCGCGAGCACATCTATCTGGAACGGATCGTCGAGCCCAACCTGGCCGATTACCCGCTTTATCCTCGTCGCTTTTACTCGTTCCTCATCGCCGCCATCAGCGTGCTGATGATCTACGGCATCGGGCGGCTCGTGACATCGAGCGTGAAGGAACATGTCGGCCGATGA
- a CDS encoding tetratricopeptide repeat protein: protein MMASDGFIQTVLGGRRRDAAASVDSSPRDVLDGPTRAAQIALTYQRCAVDADFAALIAQGDAARDRGDWQTAAERFGRALERYPLHAGYSVQLGHMLKEQGRFPDAEIQYRSAIALGDKSADTREHLAFVCARQDHHAPALPCRIDEPPMAASPCAADLRTLVWLFWHAAHVPAEETVGFMRSAATCEALAIALIGDERFVRRNARLLEIIHKAS from the coding sequence ATGATGGCTTCTGACGGCTTCATTCAGACGGTGCTCGGCGGACGTCGGCGGGATGCGGCGGCGTCGGTTGACTCCAGTCCGCGGGACGTTCTCGATGGACCGACCCGCGCGGCCCAAATCGCTCTGACGTACCAGCGCTGCGCCGTCGATGCCGATTTCGCCGCGCTGATCGCCCAAGGCGACGCGGCGCGTGACCGCGGCGACTGGCAGACGGCGGCGGAACGCTTCGGCCGAGCGCTCGAGCGCTACCCGCTGCATGCCGGCTACAGCGTCCAGCTCGGCCACATGCTCAAGGAGCAGGGCCGCTTCCCTGATGCCGAAATCCAGTATCGCAGCGCCATCGCGCTCGGGGACAAATCCGCCGACACGCGCGAGCATCTCGCCTTTGTCTGCGCCCGACAGGACCACCACGCCCCGGCGCTTCCGTGCCGGATCGATGAGCCGCCGATGGCGGCATCGCCATGCGCCGCCGATCTTCGCACGCTCGTCTGGCTGTTCTGGCACGCGGCCCACGTCCCCGCGGAAGAGACCGTCGGCTTCATGCGGAGCGCGGCGACTTGCGAGGCGCTTGCCATCGCCCTCATCGGCGACGAACGGTTCGTTCGCCGGAACGCCCGTCTGCTTGAAATCATCCACAAGGCATCGTGA
- a CDS encoding ABC transporter permease, protein MTRQTGTSPSADAPRFADALRIQVRVITALVMREVHMRYGRKNIGFLWLMFEPILFAGGVIALRSVLPYGKSNHGIDLVPFLMTGYLPFLIFRNLLQRGMHCVQANHSVLYHRQVNLLDLYAARFILEIVGGIAAFVFGCGALTLLGFMEPPKDLIPIYAGLFFLIWFSAGFAALLSVGAEMHTLIEKISHPLSYLFIVISGCFFMVDWLPTDYQKVALWVPTVHCFELIRSGYFGASIRVHFDIPFLAAVCLAQTFFAIAAIRGLRKWVAVE, encoded by the coding sequence ATGACCCGGCAGACCGGCACCAGCCCGTCCGCCGACGCCCCGCGTTTCGCGGACGCGCTGCGCATCCAGGTGAGGGTGATCACCGCGCTGGTGATGCGCGAGGTTCATATGCGTTACGGGCGCAAGAACATCGGCTTCCTGTGGCTGATGTTCGAGCCGATCCTGTTCGCCGGCGGCGTGATCGCGCTCCGTTCGGTCCTGCCCTACGGCAAGAGCAACCACGGCATCGACCTCGTCCCCTTCCTGATGACCGGCTACCTGCCGTTCCTGATCTTCCGCAACCTGCTGCAGCGAGGCATGCACTGCGTCCAGGCCAATCACAGCGTGCTCTATCACCGTCAGGTCAACCTGCTGGACCTGTACGCGGCTCGTTTCATCCTGGAAATCGTCGGCGGGATCGCCGCCTTCGTGTTCGGTTGCGGCGCGCTGACCCTGCTCGGCTTCATGGAGCCGCCGAAGGACCTGATCCCGATCTATGCCGGGCTGTTCTTCCTGATCTGGTTCTCGGCCGGCTTCGCCGCCTTGCTCAGCGTGGGCGCGGAGATGCACACCCTGATCGAGAAGATCTCGCATCCGCTGTCCTACCTGTTCATCGTCATCAGCGGCTGCTTCTTCATGGTCGACTGGCTCCCCACCGACTATCAGAAGGTCGCGCTCTGGGTGCCGACGGTTCATTGTTTCGAGCTGATCCGCAGCGGCTATTTCGGCGCGTCCATCCGCGTGCATTTCGACATTCCGTTTCTGGCCGCCGTTTGCCTGGCGCAGACTTTCTTCGCCATCGCGGCGATCCGGGGCCTGCGCAAATGGGTCGCGGTCGAATGA
- a CDS encoding glycosyltransferase → MLPRASIIISTYNRAPHLENALQAVERLDYPDFEVVVVNGPSTDHTARSLDAWRGRIKMADCAQANISMSRNKGIAAASGEIICFMDDDAAPHPQWLRRLASAYADPAVGGVGGFTIDNTGVRWQVRKTVCDRFGNAFNVSDFFDERPLNRPGTPYYPSLLGTNSSFRAEALHGIGGFDNVFAYLLEETDVCLRLVDAGWKILYEPTALIYHQFAASHIRSTDRIARTLLPSAVSKGYFIMRHGAAVSLQDAATEIDRYASWLRESNGSLEARERISGRHRFQLDQELAAGLAEGQRLAASNSQRRGGDLQTGDPVSFLPLPLPRAEPLRVAMVSQGWPPEAEAGIARWTEMVARGLAVRGYEVHVLTRTSDDESVVFDHGVWVHRMLPDDGGAPAMAARYDLPLEMAAWCARVWREAQMLKSFGVRLVSFPVWDLEGLPLLDDPDFATVLSLHTTYALTKPFKPEWNARPLFEHHTIGRMIAAEGAALARAPVILANSQAIIAEIDASYGADIAARSILVPHGTPDPLPGREQAALARRAELRAGAPLRVLFAGRFERRKGFDIAADVADLLTRDGRTQVWFAGDVPPDRLAGNALVHFPGVISRAALDDAYVACDLLLAPSRFESFGLIGIEAMAAGRPVLALRVGGLAEVIEDGVTGLLFEDGPDAARRIAEAIARLDADRVALAAMGEAARRAYEARYRVAAMVDGIEALYRHVIDANSEARDAA, encoded by the coding sequence ATGCTGCCGCGCGCCTCCATCATCATCAGCACCTACAATCGGGCGCCGCACCTGGAGAACGCCCTTCAGGCGGTCGAGCGCCTTGATTACCCCGACTTTGAAGTCGTGGTGGTGAACGGTCCGTCGACCGATCATACGGCGCGGAGTCTCGATGCCTGGCGCGGCCGCATCAAAATGGCGGATTGTGCGCAAGCCAACATCTCCATGTCCCGCAATAAGGGGATCGCGGCGGCATCGGGCGAGATCATCTGTTTCATGGACGACGATGCCGCGCCCCATCCCCAGTGGCTCCGCCGGCTCGCCAGCGCCTATGCGGACCCTGCGGTCGGCGGCGTCGGCGGCTTCACCATCGACAATACCGGCGTGCGCTGGCAGGTCCGCAAGACGGTCTGCGACCGCTTCGGCAACGCCTTCAATGTCTCGGACTTCTTTGACGAGCGGCCCCTGAATCGGCCGGGAACGCCATATTATCCCAGCCTGCTGGGGACGAACTCGTCGTTTCGCGCCGAGGCGTTGCACGGCATTGGCGGTTTCGACAACGTCTTTGCCTACCTGCTCGAGGAAACCGATGTGTGCCTGCGCCTCGTCGATGCCGGATGGAAAATCCTCTATGAGCCGACGGCCCTGATCTATCACCAGTTCGCCGCCAGCCACATCCGCTCCACCGATCGCATCGCGCGGACGTTGCTCCCGAGCGCCGTCAGCAAGGGGTATTTCATCATGCGGCACGGCGCGGCCGTCTCCTTGCAGGACGCCGCGACTGAAATCGACCGGTACGCGTCGTGGCTGCGGGAGTCCAATGGCTCGCTGGAGGCGAGGGAACGGATCAGCGGGCGACACCGCTTTCAACTCGACCAGGAACTGGCGGCCGGTCTGGCCGAAGGCCAGCGTCTGGCGGCCTCGAACAGCCAGAGGCGCGGTGGCGATCTGCAAACCGGCGATCCCGTGTCCTTCCTGCCCCTGCCCCTACCGCGCGCCGAACCGCTTCGTGTCGCGATGGTCAGCCAGGGCTGGCCGCCCGAGGCCGAAGCCGGGATCGCCCGCTGGACGGAAATGGTGGCGCGCGGGCTGGCGGTGCGTGGCTACGAAGTCCATGTCCTCACCCGGACAAGTGACGATGAGAGCGTCGTGTTCGACCACGGCGTTTGGGTGCATCGCATGCTGCCCGATGACGGCGGCGCCCCCGCCATGGCAGCGCGATACGATCTGCCGCTCGAAATGGCGGCGTGGTGTGCCCGCGTCTGGCGGGAAGCACAGATGCTCAAGTCATTCGGCGTGCGCCTCGTGTCCTTCCCCGTCTGGGATCTCGAAGGCCTGCCGCTGCTTGATGATCCGGACTTCGCGACCGTGCTCAGTCTCCACACCACCTATGCGCTGACCAAGCCGTTCAAGCCGGAATGGAACGCGCGGCCATTGTTCGAGCATCACACCATCGGCCGCATGATCGCCGCCGAGGGCGCCGCTCTGGCCCGCGCGCCCGTCATCCTGGCCAACAGCCAGGCCATCATCGCCGAGATCGATGCGTCCTACGGCGCCGATATTGCCGCGCGCAGCATCCTGGTGCCGCATGGCACGCCGGACCCGTTGCCCGGCCGCGAACAGGCGGCCCTGGCGCGCCGCGCCGAACTCCGCGCGGGCGCGCCGCTGCGCGTTCTGTTCGCGGGACGCTTCGAACGCCGGAAGGGATTCGATATCGCGGCGGACGTTGCCGACCTGCTCACCAGGGATGGCCGTACCCAGGTCTGGTTCGCGGGGGACGTGCCGCCGGATCGCCTTGCCGGGAACGCCTTGGTCCATTTCCCGGGCGTGATATCGCGCGCGGCGCTCGATGATGCCTATGTCGCGTGCGACCTGCTGCTGGCGCCCAGCCGCTTCGAGTCCTTCGGCCTGATCGGCATCGAGGCGATGGCGGCGGGCAGGCCGGTTCTGGCCTTGCGTGTCGGTGGCCTTGCCGAAGTGATCGAGGATGGCGTCACCGGTCTGTTGTTCGAGGACGGTCCCGACGCCGCGCGGCGGATCGCCGAAGCGATCGCGCGGCTCGACGCCGACCGTGTCGCGCTGGCGGCGATGGGAGAGGCGGCGCGGCGCGCCTACGAGGCGCGCTACCGGGTAGCCGCGATGGTCGACGGGATCGAGGCGCTGTACCGGCATGTGATCGACGCGAACAGCGAGGCGCGTGATGCGGCCTGA
- a CDS encoding polysaccharide biosynthesis/export family protein, whose product MDSFDTASIAQPAPSTRYALVDVDEAVCGALAVRPEVSLRESFHAASPAPVPTVAVGDVLAVTMWEAGPGGLFSTPAMTLGGEAQIGARSAVLPDQTVAPDGTISVPYAGRLKVTGLQPAQIEQAIIAALKDRAVQPQAMVAVRSSSANSVTVAGDAVGGARLTLAVGGDRVLDVIAQAGGLRVAAHDVFVRLTRGGETASMSYNALLAQPEENVFLRGGDILTVIRNPQTFTALGATGANGVVAFDGDRLSLEEAVGKVGGLQDQRANPSAVFLFRFERAETLRSIAPGKIAPAADGAVPVIYRLDLKNPASYFCARQFAVADKDIVYVANAQLNELQKFLNIIGSVLAPVATGVTLSR is encoded by the coding sequence ATGGACAGCTTCGATACGGCGTCAATCGCGCAGCCTGCCCCATCGACCCGCTATGCGCTTGTCGACGTGGACGAAGCCGTGTGCGGCGCGCTGGCGGTCAGACCTGAAGTCTCACTGCGGGAAAGTTTCCACGCCGCCTCGCCAGCTCCCGTGCCGACGGTGGCCGTCGGCGATGTGCTGGCCGTCACCATGTGGGAGGCTGGCCCGGGGGGCCTTTTCTCGACGCCGGCGATGACACTCGGTGGCGAGGCGCAGATCGGGGCGCGGTCCGCCGTGCTCCCGGATCAGACTGTCGCGCCTGACGGCACGATTTCGGTGCCTTATGCGGGCCGTCTCAAGGTGACGGGACTTCAGCCGGCCCAGATCGAGCAGGCGATCATCGCGGCGCTCAAGGACAGGGCAGTGCAACCGCAGGCCATGGTGGCCGTGCGCAGCAGCAGTGCCAACAGCGTCACCGTCGCGGGCGACGCGGTCGGCGGCGCCCGACTGACCCTCGCCGTCGGCGGAGACCGCGTGCTTGACGTCATCGCCCAGGCAGGCGGATTGCGCGTGGCCGCCCATGACGTTTTCGTTCGCCTGACGCGCGGCGGCGAAACGGCAAGCATGTCCTACAACGCCTTGCTGGCCCAGCCCGAGGAAAACGTCTTTCTGCGCGGCGGCGATATTCTCACCGTCATCCGCAATCCCCAGACGTTCACGGCCCTCGGCGCCACCGGCGCGAACGGCGTGGTGGCGTTCGACGGCGATCGGCTTTCACTGGAAGAGGCCGTGGGCAAGGTCGGCGGGCTGCAGGATCAGCGGGCGAACCCGTCCGCTGTTTTCCTGTTCCGCTTCGAGCGCGCCGAGACGCTCCGATCGATCGCGCCGGGCAAGATCGCGCCGGCGGCGGACGGCGCGGTGCCGGTCATCTACCGGCTCGACCTGAAGAATCCGGCGTCTTATTTCTGCGCCCGCCAGTTCGCGGTCGCCGACAAGGACATCGTCTATGTCGCCAACGCCCAGCTCAACGAGTTGCAGAAGTTCCTCAACATCATCGGGTCCGTGCTCGCGCCTGTCGCGACCGGCGTGACCCTCAGCCGATAG
- a CDS encoding ATP-binding cassette domain-containing protein, whose translation MIEIRDIVKEYPTSAGSQRVLDGISFTIEKGQKLAVLGANGAGKSTLIKLIGGVEHPTSGVIRRHMSQSWPIAFQGAFHPNLTGRDNARFIARLYDQSFEDILAKTEDFAELGDKLGEPVSTYSNGMRARLAFGLSLAIEFDCYLIDEAIVVGDQRFQRKCFDEIFVKRADRALILAVHYADIVRDYCDRALLLKGGRGKVFDDIDLALDIYDGF comes from the coding sequence ATGATCGAAATCCGCGACATCGTGAAGGAATATCCCACCTCCGCCGGGTCCCAGCGCGTGCTCGACGGCATCAGTTTCACCATCGAGAAGGGGCAGAAACTGGCGGTGCTCGGCGCGAACGGCGCCGGCAAGTCCACCCTGATCAAGCTGATCGGCGGCGTCGAGCATCCCACCTCCGGCGTGATCCGCCGGCATATGTCCCAGTCCTGGCCCATCGCGTTCCAGGGCGCCTTTCACCCCAACCTGACAGGCCGGGACAACGCGCGGTTCATCGCCCGGCTCTACGACCAGAGCTTCGAGGACATCCTCGCCAAGACCGAGGATTTCGCGGAACTGGGTGACAAGCTGGGCGAGCCGGTCAGCACCTATTCCAACGGCATGCGGGCGCGCCTGGCGTTTGGCCTGTCGCTCGCGATCGAGTTCGACTGCTATCTGATCGACGAGGCCATCGTCGTCGGCGACCAGCGGTTTCAGCGCAAATGCTTCGACGAGATTTTCGTCAAGCGCGCCGACCGCGCCCTGATCCTGGCCGTCCATTATGCCGACATCGTCCGCGACTATTGCGACCGCGCCCTGCTGCTCAAGGGCGGGCGAGGCAAGGTCTTCGACGATATCGACCTGGCGCTGGACATTTATGATGGCTTCTGA
- a CDS encoding glycosyltransferase family 1 protein: MSSCIAIDLTRLAIGPAWTTPRGIDRVDLAYADRFLQHWRGDCVATLSLPWGAHFLDRDRAVRILRTVERLWGETTTPAEDPCYTKVRAYLNGEPSISVMPEPSRSKYAAISAAVANILRGAGIPLGASAIRKVPPHSVYVNTGQIGIADSRLLGWLNRRADIHPVFMLHDTIPIDYPEHVPVVSRDYHQKMIVNAARYAQGLIVTTRAAEGDIRRELALNGRSDMAIAAAPLPPSAAFVGNELPAERIGNTPYFVICGAIEPRKNHLLVLNVWRELVRKQGAAAPKLVIVGRRWNTGSEAVRLLERSPLLADHVIEIAGLSTPGLVQLLAGAQALLMPSFAEGFGLPIVEALSVGTPVIASNIPAHMEAGGRFATYLSPIDGIGWMRAIREHVRDNPARRAALDGYLPATWDDYFRRIEPFLMAQGEGRAERIRAAAE; this comes from the coding sequence ATGTCCTCATGCATCGCCATCGACCTGACACGGCTGGCCATTGGTCCGGCATGGACCACGCCCCGAGGCATCGATCGGGTGGATCTGGCCTATGCCGATCGGTTCCTGCAGCACTGGCGCGGCGATTGTGTCGCGACGCTCTCACTGCCTTGGGGTGCCCATTTTCTCGACCGCGACAGGGCTGTCCGTATCCTGCGAACGGTCGAGCGGCTGTGGGGCGAGACGACGACGCCCGCCGAAGATCCCTGTTATACCAAGGTCAGGGCGTATCTGAACGGCGAGCCTTCGATCAGCGTGATGCCCGAGCCCTCCCGGTCGAAATATGCGGCGATCTCGGCGGCGGTCGCGAACATTCTGCGCGGCGCGGGCATTCCGTTGGGTGCCTCCGCCATCCGCAAGGTTCCGCCGCATTCGGTTTACGTCAACACGGGGCAGATCGGCATCGCGGACTCCCGCCTGCTGGGCTGGCTGAACCGGCGCGCGGATATCCATCCGGTCTTCATGCTGCACGACACCATTCCGATCGACTATCCCGAGCATGTCCCCGTCGTGTCCCGCGATTATCACCAGAAGATGATCGTCAATGCCGCCCGTTACGCGCAGGGGCTGATCGTCACGACCAGGGCGGCCGAAGGCGACATCCGGCGCGAACTGGCGCTGAATGGCCGATCGGACATGGCTATCGCCGCCGCGCCCTTGCCGCCCTCAGCGGCGTTCGTCGGCAACGAGCTGCCCGCGGAGCGCATCGGGAACACGCCTTATTTCGTCATCTGCGGCGCCATCGAACCGCGCAAGAACCACCTGCTGGTCTTGAACGTCTGGCGTGAGCTGGTGCGCAAGCAGGGTGCCGCGGCACCGAAGCTGGTCATTGTCGGCCGGCGCTGGAACACCGGCAGCGAAGCGGTCAGGTTGCTGGAGCGTTCGCCGCTGCTGGCCGACCACGTCATCGAGATCGCCGGCCTCTCGACGCCCGGCCTGGTGCAATTGCTGGCGGGTGCGCAGGCTCTGCTGATGCCGTCCTTCGCCGAAGGTTTCGGGCTGCCCATCGTGGAGGCCCTCTCGGTCGGCACGCCGGTGATCGCCTCGAACATCCCCGCGCATATGGAAGCCGGCGGCCGTTTCGCCACCTATCTGTCGCCCATCGACGGCATCGGCTGGATGCGGGCGATCCGCGAGCATGTCCGGGATAACCCGGCGCGCCGGGCCGCGCTCGATGGGTACCTGCCCGCGACATGGGATGATTATTTCCGGCGTATCGAGCCCTTTCTCATGGCCCAGGGCGAAGGCAGGGCGGAACGGATAAGGGCGGCTGCCGAATGA